One segment of Onychomys torridus chromosome 3, mOncTor1.1, whole genome shotgun sequence DNA contains the following:
- the LOC118580071 gene encoding LOW QUALITY PROTEIN: uncharacterized protein LOC118580071 (The sequence of the model RefSeq protein was modified relative to this genomic sequence to represent the inferred CDS: inserted 1 base in 1 codon; substituted 7 bases at 7 genomic stop codons), which produces MEVGQSAAKSASTHLSLTLSHWSAVTDRALNPVVWVRKGKWQTFCSSEWPTLGVGWPVDGTFDLNIIRAVKQKIFIPGLHGHTDQQAYIWVWEDLVTDLPKWVRPYWPFSSSDLYNWKNNNPPFSEDPSRLTGLLDSIMYSHQPTWDDCQQLLGILFTTEERERILLEARKLVPGPDGXPTQLPTLIDERFPLRXPIWDPNTPEGREHLSLYRQTLMAGLCAAARRPTNLAKVGEVLQGPDETLSAFLERLMEAYRRYTPFDPQSEEQKGAVAMAFIGQSAADIRRKLQRLDGLQGLSLRDLVKEAEKVYYKRETAEEKEARLKKERREKKDXREKRQNRNLSRILAVAVKDNSGPQGRGGRPPLKPNQCAYCKEEGHWARECPKKQRGXGRSVLALEDXGSQGSEPLPELRVTFEVEGTPVDFEVDMGAVYSAIQQPLGPLSSRKSLVQGANGSRERPWTTQRTVNLGKGTVQHSFLVLPYCPAPLLGRDLLTKLGAQITFTTQGPELKFAYPMVRDLCLLTLELPATEEYRLYGTSIPAAQLTMVPTGLENEEWIHRFPEGWAETGGSGLAVEQPPIVVTLKPTAVPARVRQYPLSREAREGIKPHIERFLELGILRPCQSDWNTPLLPVRKPGTNDYRPVQDLQEVNTRVMDIHPTVPNPYNLLSTLPPEXNWYTVLDLKDALFCLPLHPDSQKLFAFEWSDPKKGRTGQLTWTRLPQGFKNSPTIFDEALHRDLREFRETTPKVTLLQYVDDLLLATDNQDACRRGTEKLLGTLTKLGYRASAKKAQICQNRVTFLGYSLEGGKRWLTDAQKKTVANIPAPSDRRQLWEFLGAAGFCRLWIPGFAAITEPFSPLLKEKNSFVWQXEHQTAFKTLKKALLSASALALPDVSKPFTLYLHEKKGVAVGVLAQALGPWKRPVAYLSKRLNPVARGWPTCLWAMAAAATLVRDVDKLTLGQHLTIIAPHALESTVRQPSEQWLSNAQATYYQTMLLDRDRITFGPPSLLNLATLLPISPEEGENKLVHNCEAILAEETGVRKDLTDQPLAHSDLIWYTDGSSFLSEGQRKAGAAVVDKNRVIWSSSLPEGTSAQKAELIALTRALTMAAGKRATIYTDSQYAFATVHVHGAIYRERGLLTLARKEIKNKREIEALLEAVMLPXELAIVHCPGHQKGDSPVAVGNRKADQEAKEAALWDLRSLAIHASTLEDPAPEEAPPLELLKDILERIHKLTHLGSRKLIQLTTEDKTLSPSEKKQMAEKVVAACRACQQVNAYPGKLAPRKRLRGIRPGQHWEVDFTEVKPAKYGLKYLLVFVDTFTGWVEAYPTKKETAAIVAKKILEEIFPRFGLPQVIGSDNGPVFVAQVSQGLAKILGIDWKLHCAYRPQSSGHVERMNRTIKETLTKLTMETGSRDWTMLLPYALFRARNTPSFMGLTPFELLFGCAPPVKNLTIQQGEIMPSPLSDRLQALASVQHTLRKQLSAAYQPGGDSAAHQFHVGDFVYIHRHQHQTLEPRWKGPYQVLLTILTAVKVDGIAAWIHGSHFKPAPDLDADLDWTVEQTEHPLQLCIRRRSRPDKPPPATTTNLASDIWDGGYGVDSV; this is translated from the exons ATGGAGG tGGGACAGTCtgccgccaagtctgcctccacccatttgtccctaaccctctctcattggtcggcagtgacggaccgAGCGTTGAACCCGGTGGtttgggtgaggaagggaaagtggcagactttctgttcgtctgaatggcccaccttgggagttgggtggccagtagatggtacttttgatcttaatataattagggcagtcaaacaaaagattttcattccaggtttgCACGGACACacggaccagcaggcctacatttgggtatgggaggatctggtgactgaccttcctaagtgggtccgaccc tactggcccttttcctcctctgacttatataactggaaaaataataaccctccattttctgaggacccctccagattaacaggtctcttagattccatcatgtattcccaccaacctacttgggatgattgccagcagctcctggggatcctcttcactacggaagagagagagcgcattctcctggaagccaggaaactagtccctgggccagatgggtgaccgactcaactccccaccctgattgatgagcgcttcccacTAAGATGACCAatctgggacccaaataccccggaaggtagggagcatctgtccctctatcgccagactctaatggcgggtctctgtgcggcggccagaaggcccactaatttggctaaggtaggtgaggttctccaagggcctgacgaaaccctctctgccttccttgaaaggctcatggaagcatacaggaggtatacgccttttgatccacagtctgaagaacaaaagggggcggtagcgatggcctttataggacagtcagctgcagacataagacgcaagttacagagattagatggtttgcagggactgagtttgagagatttagtcaaggaagcagaaaaggtttattataaaagagaaactgcagaggaaaaagaagctaggttaaaaaaagagagaagagagaaaaaag aaagagagaagcggcaaaatcgaaatttatcacggatcctggcagtggcagtgaaggacaACTCAGGACCTCAAGGCAGAGGAGGTCGCCCgcctttaaagcctaaccaatgtgcatactgcaaggaagagggtcattgggcccgagagtgccccaaaaaacagagaggatgaggccggtcagtcttggcccttgaggactgaggaagtcagggttcggaacccctccccgagctccgggtaacctttgaagtggaggggaccccagtcgactttgaagtagatatgGGAGCAGTCTattcagcaatacaacaaccacttgggccactatcttcccgcaagtctctagtccaaggggccaacgggagtagagagagaccctggaccactcagagaacagtcaacttggggaaaggtactgtgcaacattcttttctggtcctccctTACTGTCCAGCacctctcctggggagggatctcctgacaaaattaggagcccaaataactttcactacccaaggacctgaattaaagtttgcctATCCCATGGTCAgggacctctgcctcctcactctagaactcccagcaacagaggaatatcGGCTGTATGGGACCTCCATCCCTGCAGCCCAactgaccatggtccccacaggattggaaaatgaagaatggatCCACAGGTTCCCGGAGGGTTGGGCAGAGACGGGAGGatctggactggcagtagaacagccacccattgtggtcaccttaaaacccacagcagttccggctcgggtaagacaataccccctcagccgagaggccagagagggcattaaaccccacatagaacgattcctagaacttggcatactaagaccatgccaatcggattggaatactccgctcctgcCGGTAAGGAAACCGGgaactaatgattatagaccTGTCCAAGACCTACAGGAAGTAAACACTCGAGTAatggacatacaccccacagtgcccaacccctacaaccttctaagtacgctgcccccagaatgaaattggtacacagttttagacctgaaggatgctttgttctgcctgccccttcacccggactctcagaaactttttgcctttgaatggtcagaccccaagaaagggagaacagggcagtTAACTTGGACCAGGCTCCCACAGGGATTCAAGAACTCTCCAACCATCTTCGATGAGGCCTTGCATCGGGACCTCCGAGAGTTCCGAGAGACAACCCCCAAGGTCACTCTCCTCCAATACGTTGATGACCTCCTACTGGCAACTGACAACCAAGATGCCTGTAGGCgggggacagagaaactgctgggtACCTTGACAAAATTGGGATATAGAGCATCCGCCAAGAAGGCACAAATTTGCCAGAACCGAGTCACCTTTCTCGGCTACTCtcttgaaggagggaaaagatggcTGACAGACGCCCAAAAGAAAACAGTGGCCAACATCCCTGCCCCATCGGATCGCCGTCAACTGTGGGAGTTCCTAGGTGCGGCAGGGTTCTGTCGCCTATGGATCCCAGGATTCGCTGCCATAACTGAGCCGTTCTCCCCCTTACTGAAGGAAAAGAACTCCTTTGTCTGGCAATAGGAACACCAGACAGCATTCAAGACactgaagaaggcactcctgtcaGCAtctgccctcgcccttcctgatgtgagtaagcccttcaccctgtacctccatgagaaaaagggggtggcggttggtgtactagcacaagctctcggaccctggaaaaggccagtcgcctacttatccaaacgactcaacccagtggctagaggatgGCCTACTTGCCTTTGGGCAATGGCAGCAGCGGCTACTCTGGTTAGAGACgtggacaaattgactctggggcagcacctgaccatcattgctccccatgcgctgGAGAGCACTGTTCGCCAGCCGTCCGAAcaatggctgagcaatgcccaggccacctattaccagacaatgctactagaccgagaccgcatcacatttgggcccccatCCCTTTTGAATCTGGCCActctcctcccaatctccccGGAGGAGGGTGAGAATAAATTAGTCCATAACTgtgaggccatcctagccgaagagaccggggtccgaaaggacctaacagatcaGCCTCTAGCCCattctgatctgatatggtatacggatggcagcagcttcctgagtgaggggcagaggaaagcaggagcagccgtagtggacaaaaatcgggtaatttggtctagtagcctcccggaaggaacttcagcccagaaagcagaattgATCGCGCTCACGcgagctctcaccatggctgcagggaaacgggccacaatctatactgacagccagTATGCCTTCGCAACagtgcatgtgcatggggcaatatatcgggagagagggctactaacattggccagaaaagaaatcaaaaataaaagagaaattgaggccctattggaggctgtaatgttgccctgagagctggccatcgtacattgccctgggcatcaaaaaggggactccccagtggcagtgggaaacaggaaggccgatcaagaggcaaaggaggctgccctctggGATCTAAGGAGCCTAGCCATTCATGCCTCGACTctggaggatccagctcctgaagaggctccacccctggaacttctgaaagacattctggaaaggatccacaaattaacccatctgggcagcagaaaattgatccagctgactacagaagataagactctctccccatctgagaagaaacaaatggcagagaaggtggtagctgcttgccgggcctgccagcaggtaaatgcatatcctgggaaactggcccccagAAAAAGACTACGAGGAatccgccctggccagcattgggaagtagacttcaccgaggtaaagccagctaagtatggcctaaagtacctgctagtgtttgtagatacctttacaggatgggtagaagcctaccccaccaaaaaggagactgcagcaatagtcgctaagaaaatcctggaagaaatcttcccaagatttggactgcctcaggtaattgggtcagataatggcccagtgttcgtggcccaggtaagtcagggactggcaaaaatactggggattgattggaagctgcattgtgcatacagaccccagagctcaggacatgtagaaagaatgaacaggaccattaaggagaccttaaccaaattgaccatggagactggctctagagattggacgatgctcctaccgtatgccctctttagagctagaaataccccttccttcatgggtcttaccccctttgaactgctctttgggtgtgcacccccagttaagaacctaaccatccagcaaggagaaatcatgccttcccctctgtctgacaggctgcaagctttagcatctgtccagcatacactgagGAAGCAGCTGTCCGCGGCGTACCAACCCGGCGGGGatagcgctgcccatcagttccacgttGGGGACTTTGTATACatccacagacaccagcatcagactttggaaccccggtggaagggaccataccaagtcctgctgaccatcctgacggcagtcaaggtggacgggattgctgcctggattcatggctcccattTCAAAcctgcccctgacctggatgctgatttggactggactgtggagcagACTGAGCATCCCCTCCAACTCTGCATTAGGCGCAGAAGCcggccagacaaacccccaccggccacaaccacaaacttggcaagtgatatctgggatGGGGGATATGGTGTGGATAGTGTCTAG